One Plasmodium cynomolgi strain B DNA, chromosome 12, whole genome shotgun sequence genomic region harbors:
- a CDS encoding chromatin assembly factor 1 P55 subunit (putative), giving the protein MMNVIRERNRNFDLSDSYEGRSPAETHSSNLVSGSHHVGSGNPVSTANSVSSANPVSSANPVSSANPVSSANPVSSANPVSSANPVGSANEASVDISSERYIIWRRNTPFLYNVLLRNKLEWPSLTVEFIGIDNSFKAKTNYFTNKILLGTHTSNQDAEYVYIGEVKAPLYSTKEDVLQFENYTGFINNKKKKKGHPLPSFEVKAKLLHPGEVIRATHLPSNSFFIVTQTCNGNILLFDYTKHPSFPSDTSTCYPQMILKGHSSEGSGLCWNINRVYDSCAKQSAAFREEVEPDAREAAEAADGTDGADGTDAAGAKEANEGESSDEVLADVNTSNLLLASCASDGSICLWDINKGTKSNEVPRTYGINKTGKVADYNLKIYENTPTLSPLCTWIHKNEETSLNDIFFHPKFKNVIGVCDDNGYMSLYDVRIKNFFSKAEINFKEHNAAMNTFSFDTFSEHTFCCGYADGLISIWDLRYDKESLLQLDYHTQSINRIKFSLMQSGIFGSCSDDGTACIWDISRNSADYGKVQKLEDDIYNNSKKIPKQLLFVHGGHVGSVYDLAWANSNTLLVATVGVDNSLQVWHMNEQFLFQAYDSENANVTSRANISIATRLLQ; this is encoded by the exons ATGATGAATGTCATACGTGAAAGAAACAGGAACTTCGACCTGAGTGATTCGTATGAAGGGCGGAGTCCTGCGGAGACGCACAGCAGCAACCTCGTGAGTGGCAGCCACCATGTGGGTAGCGGCAACCCCGTGAGTACCGCCAACTCCGTGAGTAGCGCCAACCCCGTGAGTAGCGCCAACCCCGTGAGTAGCGCCAACCCCGTGAGTAGCGCCAACCCCGTGAGTAGCGCCAACCCCGTGAGTAGCGCCAACCCCGTGGGTAGCGCCAACGAGGCGAGCGTGGACATCAGCAGCGAGCGGTACATCATTTGGAGGAGGAACACGCCATTCCTGTACAACGTGCTATTGAGGAACAAGCTGGAGTGGCCCTCCCTGACGGTCGAGTTTATAGGCATCGATAACTCCTTCAAAGCTAAAACGAActattttacaaataaaatcCTCCTCGGAACACATACGTCAAATCAGGATGCAGAATACGTGTATATTGGGGAGGTAAAGGCTCCACTGTACTCTACAAAGGAAGACGTTTTGCAGTTTGAAAACTACACAGGGTttattaataacaaaaagaagaaaaagggacaccCACTCCCTTCCTTTGAAGTAAAGGCGAAGTTACTCCACCCAGGGGAAGTCATAAGAGCCACTCACCTACCAAGCAACTCGTTTTTTATTGTCACTCAGACGTGCAATGGGAATATATTGCTCTTTGATTATACAAAGCATCCTTCGTTCCCCTCGGACACGTCTACATGCTACCCTCAGATGATCCTAAAGGGGCACAGTAGTGAAGGGAGTGGTCTATGTTGGAACATTAATCGGGTTTATGATAGCTGCGCCAAGCAAAGCGCTGCGTTTAGGGAGGAGGTCGAGCCTGACGCGAGGGAGGCGGCGGAGGCGGCAGACGGGACAGACGGGGCAGATGGGACAGACGCGGCAGGCGCGAAGGAAGCAAACGAAGGAGAAAGCAGCGATGAAGTCCTTGCTGATGTAAACACGAGCAACTTGCTCCTCGCCTCGTGCGCATCGGATGGAAGCATATGCCTCTGGGATATAAACAAAGGAACGAAGAGCAACGAAGTGCCAAGAACGTACGGAATTAACAAAACCGGAAAGGTTGCAGAttacaatttgaaaatttacgaaaataCACCCACCTTGAGTCCTCTCTGTACAtggatacataaaaatgaagagacgTCATTAaacgatattttttttcatcccaaATTTAAAAACGTCATAGGGGTTTGTGATGATAATGGTTATATGAGTCTCTATGATGTAAgaatcaaaaattttttttccaaagcaGAGATCAATTTTAAAGAACACAATGCAGCTATgaatactttttcttttgatactTTTTCTGAACATACTTTTTGCTGTGGATATGCAGATGGATTAATTTCTATTTGGGATTTGAGATATGATAAGGAGTCTCTCCTTCAGCTAGATTATCACACACAGAGTATTAATCGAATAAAATTCAGTCTGATGCAGTCAGGTATTTTTGGATCATGTTCAGATGATGGCACAGCATGCATTTGGGATATTTCTAGGAACTCTGCAGATTATGGAAAGGTACAAAAACTGGAGGACGATATTTACAATAACTCGAAGAAGATCCCAAAGCAGCTGCTCTTCGTTCATGGTGGCCATGTTGGAAGTGTGTATGACCTTGCTTGGGCCAACAGCAACACCTTGTTGGTGGCCACAGTGGGTGTGGATAACTCCCTTCAGGTGTGGCACATGAACGAGCAGTTCTTGTTTCA GGCGTATGACAGCGAAAACGCCAACGTAACTTCCCGAGCCAATATCAGCATTGCAACTCGCCTGCTCCAGTAA
- a CDS encoding hypothetical protein (putative) — protein sequence MMISDTGEDAKRGENESGEENAESRSDEEDIKYKKPDTHTNFWKSFGLGTKAGKLLYNLYGEKSKITPALISTKRATKDDPQMSEPAQVERRRPQVSYPEIKKPVRKEHPIDTIPHKKPLAKILEDTKNYECIKELPAQIERNRILEKKKLSELFFGYKCKVLPPSCSPAVLTDEERREAIQSAEMAFSDMRNSSCREDNIKEGMKVYQAELMTELREKVDQYNELVSLGVPHKEGVAPTDRECNEYEYKKIQLVNEIEACRRNIQKTNAVLDSSK from the exons ATGATGATAAGTGACACAGGTGAAGAtgccaaaaggggagaaaacgaGAGCGGTGAGGAGAATGCAGAAAGTAGAAGTGACGAGGAggacataaaatataaaaaaccAGATACGCACacaaatttttggaaatcCTTCGGGCTTGGTACCAAGGCAGGGAAGCTCCTTTACAACCTCTACGGggagaaaagcaaaataacCCCCGCCCTTATCAGCACGAAGAGGGCCACTAAGGATGATCCACAGATGAGTGAACCTGCCCAGGTGGAGAGGAGGCGTCCCCAAGTCAGCTACCCGGAGATCAAAA AGCCCGTCCGGAAGGAACACCCTATAGACACCATACCGCACAAAAAACCACTGGCCAAAATTTTAGAGGACACAAAAAACTACGAGTGCATCAAAGAGCTTCCTGCACAGATTGAACGAAATcgaattttggaaaaaaaaaaactcagcGAGCTTTTCTTTGGTTACAAATGTAAGGTTCTCCCCCCCAGTTGCTCTCCAGCCGTCTTAACAGACGAGGAGAGAAGGGAGGCAATCCAAAGTGCTGAGATGGCTTTCTCAGACATGCGGAATTCTAGTTGTAGGGAAGATAACATTAAGGAAGGAATGAAGGTTTATCAAGCCGAGTTGATGACGGAACTGAGAGAGAAGGTGGACCAGTACAACGAGCTTGTTTCCCTTGGAGTGCCACACAAGGAGGGTGTCGCTCCGACGGACAGAGAGTGCAACgaatatgaatataaaaaaattcagctAGTCAACGAAATTGAGGCTTGTAGAAGGAATATTCAGAAGACGAACGCTGTGCTGGATTCGTCCAAGTGA
- a CDS encoding myosin PfM-C (putative), whose translation MDSVSKCVIGTKIFVRDKQKVWVCAEIIKEGTDLVAKTEDDEIVVLKEKDEFHLRNLDVFDSSGLSAPSDLTNLTHLHEASILHSLNVRFDIDEIYTLTGPILIAVNPFKIIPDLYSDNMLAKHVQPIQSKSPHIFSTANSAYLGMCQHNKPQTILISGESGAGKTESTKYVMKFLACAGSDIKNRSLIECQILESNPLLEAFGNARTLRNDNSSRFGKFIELQFSLDRRGGGQYYTKGKLCGAKIRTYLLEKVRVCYQQEGERNYHIFYQLCRAAREAKVAAKGAAKGAAKGAAKGAAKVAAKGAAKGAANESVDISADKSADKSDDKSADKSADKSVDESVDESPRNTSNSANAANIESAAQEEARLYRFPATEKYRDPEMGAKPVSINLTGFQSHEHFRYLTKSSVHELSDVNELELFETTVYAMQTIGISESEQHQIFRVLEGILYIGNVLFSNDESREECRILEDSLSDLKKAASFLDVDAEELKNALCYRTIVANNECYKKPVNATVANDVRDALARAIYGCLFLKVVERTNESVGFSEDNNLLFCGVLDIFGFESFALNSFEQLCINYTNECLQQFFNNFIFKCEERLYIDEGIEWDPLDFPDNADSVNLLESKPYGVFCMLDEECYVPSGKDKTFCSKIISKHCSPLGTATNRFMAVKTDPSSFVIVHFAGKVTYNTSGFLEKNKDQLSVDVQKVLVNSKSEYTSSLFYKYLRRNVEKKRFQTVSSEFKEQLHQLMRRIQETEPHFIRCIKPNSQNMPEIFDRVSVNEQLKYGGVLQAIKVSRSGYPVRLTHTDCVKDYSILLNKEGKKLFRDYETKSWAQKATFVLSQLHQCDAIQNLIASLGAAKQRRQMEEAALRGGVGKGATGDIRGTSDSAANVENVANPDERDNVVNPDERDNVVNPDERDNVVNPDERDNTANPDERDNTASPSNTANPSTAADKADSALIWAVGKSLCFFKSEAYNVLSTLRSDFRSVQAVVLQKNYKAYRQRKLFLTMKKKVVLLQRWTRHILLVIRNERTKVGRAIQLICLHIYGYSIRKAFLHKKKCATIIQAHMRGYLTRKHYQEYRLNHYASLIKATWKMHKERRHLADMKRAVEKIQLKWKGILARRQLRRLKEEAKEVGVLIQRNQCLVKEIENERKKKMEAENKLLKAFASVEKLAKRVDLLERNNRDNEDVIKGLTERLAQANAPSSSKFPSDTAPPETGTPPRTDDIETLLSKIKKLEWENKEYMKKNNTLNERYNQLLRLLSDIKRKDVFLESGQATQVVLQRGSGTERFTTEQHGDTWPEQSIEKRVARIGEKYAEQLNTRRTTHRQNGKNVDILMCGPKGVGKTSLLEDLFVRIGDEINLNLLRKNKKKISDESNSFIYDTYVVTHKYATVKICDCMYSSNRSAEDGLFNLVKSSACIVVVFDSSNGDSIHPALHLLQEAALTNVKRRTKLHLLENIFNEKINLKQSTCDVSYALRVAKACSANYVKALDMYDILNNYVCGEKSYLCSIPGKTYHMHRNDEAFPWQHSDRYHHFAKQIGGGIGGIGGTGDLGGGLPPRDYINTYVHAHQMEDTEKSAMETHARVNHLNLNFPPEEEFLPKYFTSKRDEHTTRGDEHTTRGDEHITRRDEHKNNNSVYSMVSSFKSLCSVHPKKNAHVQLLRESMPLNSYVYGNKKYNVEMGKGLQPIYEITLKGSVPITYLLIGRDSINKMHTLLAVGCKDGIIYIYKCLRTPLESAHGGHYFYQGAGGGGVGGVGGVGGVGGVGGVGGVGGVGGVSGVSGVSSVSGEDNANITSAKLLTKLSGHKKAITCLVFTFTEEKIISSSIDRTIKIWEVSTGFLLKVFSDSSATLSVLLLPTNLDLFLCSNCTSLLRIVNVNTGHVNQKIKLESEIRTLEMDDTGLNIFAGSKNGTIYILEIVHNERLEIRFKLLFSLSPITCIRFVPKQPLLSSPLITVNSCDNHMGIIECVYGSKGMVLTSLSVKHRIRINHALLPIRNSYSKFGGGWVLSGSEDGNIYICSLLPQSNYRLVLLKHHKAPVMAVVVNDIDTLMVSGDSKGNMVFWRRAFV comes from the exons ATGGATTCTGTTAGCAAATGTGTCATCGGGACGAAGATCTTCGTCAGGGATAAACAaaag GTGTGGGTGTGCGCCGAAATCATAAAGGAAGGAACGGATCTGGTGGCCAAGACGGAGGATGACGAGATCGTTGTGTTGAAGGAGAAGGACGAGTTCCATCTAAGGAATTTGG ACGTATTCGACTCGAGCGGTCTCTCAGCCCCCTCAGACTTAACGAATCTAACTCACCTGCACGAAGCATCCATACTGCATAGTTTGAATGTCCGATTCGATATTGACGAAATATATACTCTAACGGGACCGATTCTGATCGCAGTGAACCCATTTAAGATAATTCCAGATTTGTATTCTGACAACATGCTAGCTAAACATGTGCAACCGATTCAGTCTAAAAGtccacatattttttccactgcCAATAGTGCATACCTAGGGATGTGTCAGCATAATAAACCTCAAACGATATTAATAAGTGGAGAGTCAGGTGCAGGGAAGACCGAATCAACAAAATACGTGATGAAATTTCTTGCTTGTGCAGGTTCAGACATTAAAAATAGATCCCTGATTGAGTGTCAGATATTAGAGAGTAATCCTTTGTTAGAGGCATTTGGGAATGCAAGGACTCTGAGGAATGACAACTCGAGTCGTTTTGGGAAGTTTATTGAGTTGCAGTTTTCTTTGGACAGGCGGGGTGGGGGTCAGTACTACACCAAGGGGAAGTTGTGCGGCGCGAAGATTCGGACCTACCTTTTGGAGAAGGTTCGGGTTTGCTACCAGCAGGAGGGAGAGCGCAACTACCACATTTTCTACCAGCTCTGCAGGGCGGCCAGGGAGGCGAAGGTGGCGGCTAAGGGGGCGGCTAAGGGGGCGGCTAAGGGGGCGGCTAAGGGGGCGGCTAAGGTGGCGGCTAAGGGGGCGGCTAAGGGGGCGGCTAACGAGTCGGTTGACATATCGGCTGACAAATCGGCTGACAAATCGGATGACAAATCGGCTGACAAATCGGCTGACAAATCGGTTGACGAATCGGTTGACGAATCTCCTAGGAACACTTCCAACTCTGCGAACGCCGCTAACATTGAGAGCGCCGCTCAGGAGGAGGCGCGCCTGTACCGCTTCCCCGCGACGGAGAAGTACAGGGACCCCGAGATGGGCGCGAAGCCGGTGAGCATAAACCTGACGGGCTTCCAAAGCCACGAGCACTTCCGCTACCTGACCAAGTCGAGCGTGCACGAGTTGAGCGACGTGAACGAGCTGGAGTTATTCGAGACGACCGTATACGCCATGCAGACCATCGGGATAAGCGAATCGGAACAGCACCAAATATTTCGTGTGCTAGAAGGGATCTTATACATTGGGAACGTCCTATTCAGTAATGACGAAAGTAGAGAAGAGTGTCGCATTTTGGAGGATTCCCTTTCTGATTTGAAAAAGGCTGCATCTTTTTTAGATGTAGATgcagaagaattaaaaaacgcACTCTGTTATAGAACCATTGTAGCGAATAACGAGTGTTATAAAAAACCAGTAAATGCAACCGTAGCAAACGATGTCAGGGATGCACTAGCTAGAGCCATTTATGGAtgtctatttttaaaagtagtAGAAAGAACAAACGAATCCGTAGGTTTTTCAGAAGACAataatttgttattttgtgGGGTTCTAGATATATTTGGGTTCGAATCATTTGCACTAAATTCATTTGAACAATTGTGTATCAACTATACTAATGAATGCTTGCAACAATTTTTCAAcaatttcatatttaagtGTGAAGAAAGGTTATACATTGATGAGGGGATAGAGTGGGACCCATTAGACTTCCCCGATAATGCAGATTCTGTCAATTTGCTTGAATCCAAACCGTATGGGGTGTTCTGTATGCTGGACGAGGAATGCTACGTTCCATCTGGGAAGGACAAAACCTTTTGCAGTAAAATAATTAGTAAGCATTGTTCCCCCCTTGGTACTGCCACCAATCGGTTTATGGCTGTGAAGACGGACCCATCCTCTTTCGTCATTGTTCACTTTGCTGGAAAGGTCACTTATAATACATCTGGATTTTTGGAAAAGAATAAAGATCAGTTATCAGTAGATGTACAGAAGGTACTTGTGAACAGCAAGAGTGAATAcacttcttcacttttttataaatatttacgaagaaatgtggagaaaaaaagatttcaAACTGTTTCCAGCGAATTTAAGGAACAGCTTCATCAGCTGATGCGAAGAATCCAAGAGACTGAACCCCATTTTATTAGATGCATTAAACCTAATTCTCAGAACATGCCCGAAATTTTCGATCGCGTCTCTGTGAATGAGCAGCTCAAGTATGGGGGAGTCTTACAAGCTATAAAGGTTAGTCGTTCTGGGTACCCTGTTAGACTTACACACACGGACTGCGTAAAGGATTACTCTATTTTGTTGAACaaggaagggaagaagctgTTTCGGGATTATGAGACCAAATCCTGGGCTCAGAAGGCCACCTTCGTCCTCAGCCAGCTGCACCAGTGCGACGCCATACAGAACTTGATCGCCTCGCTGGGCGCGGCGAAGCAACGGCGTCAGATGGAGGAGGCCGCACTCAGGGGGGGGGTCGGCAAGGGTGCTACTGGGGATATTAGGGGCACATCTGACAGTGCCGCGAACGTCGAGAACGTCGCGAACCCGGATGAGAGAGACAACGTGGTTAACCCCGATGAGAGAGACAACGTGGTTAACCCCGATGAGAGAGACAACGTGGTTAACCCCGATGAGAGAGACAACACCGCTAACCCCGATGAGAGAGACAACACCGCTAGCCCCTCCAACACCGCTAACCCCTCCACCGCCGCTGACAAGGCTGACAGCGCGCTCATTTGGGCGGTGGGTAAATCTCTGTGCTTCTTCAAGAGTGAAGCGTACAACGTTCTTTCCACCCTGCGAAGCGACTTCCGATCTGTGCAGGCAGTAGTGTTGCAGAAGAACTACAAAGCGTATCGACAGAGGAAGCTATTCTtgacgatgaagaagaaagtgGTGCTGCTGCAAAGGTGGACCAGACACATACTGTTGGTCATTCGAAATGAGAGGACAAAGGTGGGAAGAGCGATACAGCTGATCTGTTTACACATATATGGCTACAGCATTCGAAAGGCTTTCCTacacaagaaaaaatgtgcgaCTATTATACAGGCACATATGAGAGGCTACTTGACAAGGAAGCATTACCAGGAGTACAGACTTAACCACTATGCAAGCCTCATCAAAGCGACATGGAAGATGCACAAGGAGAGGAGGCATTTAGCTGACATGAAACGAgctgtggaaaaaattcaacttAAATGGAAAGGAATTTTAGCGAGGAGACAATTGAGGAGACTGAAGGAGGAAGCGAAAGAAGTAGGGGTGCTTATTCAGAGAAACCAGTGCTTAGTGAAGGAAATAGAGaatgagaggaaaaaaaaaatggaggctGAGAACAAGCTGTTGAAGGCCTTCGCTAGTGTGGAgaagctagccaaaagggTCGACTTGCTCGAAAGGAACAATCGGGACAACGAGGATGTGATTAAGGGATTGACGGAGAGGCTGGCTCAGGCGAATGCGCCATCTAGCAGCAAGTTCCCCAGCGA TACCGCCCCCCCCGAGACGGGCACACCTCCACGCACAGACGACATAGAGACCCTCCTCAGcaagataaaaaaactggaatgggaaaacaaagaatatatgaagaaaaacaacacGCTAAATGAACGTTACAACCAGCTTCTCAGACTTCTGTCCGACATTAAACGGAAGGACGTGTTCCTTGAGAGTGGACAGGCGACGCAAGTAGTACTACAGAGAGGGTCAGGTACGGAGAGGTTCACCACAGAACAACATGGTGATACTTGGCCCGAACAGTCTATAGAAAAGAGAGTCGCACgaattggagaaaaatacgCTGAGCAACTGAACACGAGAAGGACTACTCATcggcaaaatggaaagaacgTAGATATACTGATGTGCGGCCCTAAGGGAGTTGGAAAGACGAGTCTATTGGAGGATCTCTTTGTTCGAATTGGAGATGAAATAAACCTTAATTtgttacgaaaaaataaaaaaaaaatttctgatgAAAGTAACTCATTTATATATGACACGTATGTAGTGACACATAAATATGCTACAGTAAAAATTTGTGATTGCATGTACAGTAGCAACAGGAGTGCAGAAGATGGTCTGTTCAATTTGGTAAAAAGCTCTGCTTGCATCGTAGTTGTGTTCGACTCAAGCAATGGCGATTCTATTCACCCAGCGTTGCATCTCCTTCAGGAAGCAGCCCTAACGAATGTTAAGAGAAGAACCAAACTGCATCTActtgaaaatatattcaacgagaaaataaatttaaaacaaaGTACATGCGATGTATCCTACGCGTTGAGGGTAGCCAAAGCATGTAGTGCTAACTACGTGAAGGCACTCGATATGTATGACATACTGAATAATTATGTGTGTGGGGAGAAGTCCTACTTGTGTTCCATTCCTGGGAAGACATACCACATGCACAGAAATGATGAAGCCTTTCCGTGGCAGCACTCCGATCGGTACCACCACTTCGCCAAGCAGATCGGGGGAGGCATCGGAGGTATCGGAGGTACCGGAGATCTCGGGGGAGGCCTCCCTCCACGTGACTACAtcaatacatatgtacatgcacacCAAATGGAGGACACCGAAAAATCCGCGATGGAAACACATGCCCGTGTGAACCACCTGAATTTGAACTTCCCCCCCGAGGAGGAATTCCTTCCAAAGTATTTCACATCGAAGAGAGACGAGCACACAACTCGGGGTGACGAACACACCACTCGGGGTGACGAACACATAACTCGCCGTGACGAACACAAGAACAATAACAGCGTGTATTCCATGGTTAGCTCATTTAAATCCCTTTGTAGTGTTCATCCCAAAAAGAATGCACACGTGCAGCTTCTGCGAGAGTCTATGCCGCTAAACAGTTACGTATAtggtaacaaaaaatataatgtcgAAATGGGGAAGGGTCTGCAGCCTATTTATGAAATCACACTCAAGGGGAGTGTTCCCATCACGTATCTTCTCATCGGACGAGACTCCATTAACAAAATGCACACGCTGCTCGCCGTGGGGTGCAAGGACGGAATTATTTACATTTACAAGTGTTTGCGAACCCCCCTCGAGAGTGCCCACGGCGGGCACTACTTCTACCAAGGTGCAGGGGgtggcggtgttggcggtgttggcggtgttggcggtgttggcggtgttggcggtgttggcggtgttggcggtgttggtggtgttagcggtgttagcggtgttagCAGCGTGAGCGGAGAGGACAACGCGAATATCACGTCCGCCAAGCTGCTGACGAAACTGTcggggcacaaaaaagccATCACGTGCCTCGTCTTCACATtcacagaagaaaaaataatttcgtcCTCAATTGACCGCACGATAAAGATATGGGAGGTAAGCACGGGCTTCCTGTTGAAGGTTTTCTCAGACTCTTCCGCAACTCTCTCTGTTTTGTTGCTCCCGACAAACCTGGACCTGTTCCTTTGTTCCAATTGCACATCCCTCCTTCGTATCGTCAACGTAAACACTGGTCATGTTAATCAGAAAATCAAGCTTGAAAGTGAAATTAGGACACTAGAGATGGATGATACAGGGCTTAATATCTTTGCAGgatcaaaaaatggaaccaTATATATCTTAGAAATAGTGCACAACGAACGTTTAGAGATTCGAtttaaattacttttttccctttctccaaTAACTTGTATCAGATTTGTTCCGAAACAACCTCTTCTGAGTTCTCCACTAATAACTGTGAACTCTTGTGATAACCATATGGGAATTATCGAATGTGTGTATGGGTCCAAGGGTATGGTCCTCACAAGTCTATCCGTTAAACATCGAATTAGAATTAACCACGCGCTGCTGCCCATCCGAAATAGCTACTCCAAGTTTGGGGGCGGCTGGGTCCTTTCCGGATCTGAAGATGGAAACATTTACATCTGCTCCCTCTTGCCGCAGTCCAACTACAGACTCGTCCTTTTAAAACATCACAAG GCACCCGTCATGGCCGTGGTGGTAAACGACATCGACACGCTAATGGTGTCAGGCGACTCCAAGGGAAACATGGTCTTCTGGAGGCGGGCTTTCGTGTAG